From a region of the Corallococcus coralloides DSM 2259 genome:
- a CDS encoding YcnI family protein — MKSVLGPLCVVAGSLLSSSAFAHAAVAGATPPYAGATFEADITVSHGCDGADTSKMRVQIPEGVTNVRPVDSVFGTAEVEKDASGNVTAVTWTRPPGNVKAADTHFFHLGLRMKLPSKPFTTLFFPTTQTCSTQGGALTVVEWTSTAGGEHSHDGDAGTAPSENPAPSLYLLPSRLPGWNQYTVEEHVHDLTVFKDALIVWSGTQAYSFNPVTQALIEKEPGVTALTQIHPGTVIWVKY; from the coding sequence ATGAAGTCTGTCCTGGGGCCGCTGTGTGTCGTCGCGGGTTCGCTGCTGTCCTCGTCCGCCTTCGCGCACGCGGCGGTGGCGGGGGCCACGCCTCCGTATGCCGGGGCGACCTTCGAGGCGGACATCACGGTGAGCCACGGCTGTGACGGCGCGGACACGTCCAAGATGCGGGTCCAGATTCCGGAGGGTGTGACGAATGTGCGCCCGGTGGACTCCGTGTTCGGCACAGCCGAGGTGGAGAAGGACGCCTCCGGCAACGTGACGGCGGTCACGTGGACCCGGCCCCCGGGCAACGTGAAGGCGGCGGACACGCACTTCTTCCACCTGGGGCTGCGCATGAAGCTGCCCTCGAAGCCGTTCACCACGCTGTTCTTCCCCACGACGCAGACGTGCAGCACGCAAGGCGGCGCGCTGACGGTGGTGGAGTGGACGAGCACGGCGGGCGGCGAGCACAGCCATGACGGGGACGCGGGCACGGCGCCTTCGGAGAACCCGGCGCCGTCGCTCTACCTGCTGCCCTCGCGGCTGCCGGGCTGGAACCAGTACACGGTGGAGGAGCACGTGCATGACCTGACCGTGTTCAAGGACGCGCTCATCGTGTGGTCCGGGACGCAGGCGTACAGCTTCAATCCCGTCACGCAGGCGCTCATCGAGAAGGAGCCCGGCGTCACCGCGCTCACTCAAATCCATCCGGGCACGGTCATCTGGGTGAAGTACTAG
- a CDS encoding MbnP family copper-binding protein — MRSLLRSRLLLPLALVGALGCGEDEPEVLTVELPVVARVGTEAFACGKTYTNVGTTGTTYEPMDFRVYVHDVRLVTRDGQEVPVTLTEDKTWQHSGVVLLDFANKDGLCTQGTEGMNASIKGTVPQGDYTGLRFTLGIPEELNHGDPTTLGKPMEDTGLHWNWQSGFLFTRIEGRTQGLPQHVMHLGSTACAPPPEGQTQGTAGCANNNRPEFHLDGFDVTKNTLVMDLGTLFAGSDLNVNTPSTAAGCMSFPTDADCAPIFQRLGLAFGGQAANPAAQTFIRAE, encoded by the coding sequence ATGCGCTCCCTGCTCCGCTCCCGCCTCCTCCTGCCGCTGGCCCTCGTGGGCGCGCTCGGCTGTGGAGAGGATGAACCCGAGGTCCTGACGGTGGAGCTGCCCGTCGTCGCCCGCGTGGGCACGGAGGCGTTCGCGTGCGGCAAGACGTACACGAATGTCGGGACGACGGGGACGACGTACGAGCCCATGGACTTCCGCGTGTACGTCCACGACGTGCGGCTGGTGACGCGGGACGGGCAGGAGGTGCCCGTGACGCTGACCGAGGACAAGACGTGGCAGCACTCGGGCGTGGTGCTGCTGGACTTCGCGAACAAGGACGGGCTTTGCACGCAGGGCACGGAGGGCATGAACGCGTCCATCAAGGGCACGGTGCCGCAGGGTGACTACACGGGCCTGCGCTTCACGCTGGGCATCCCGGAGGAGTTGAACCACGGCGACCCCACGACGCTCGGCAAGCCGATGGAGGACACGGGCCTGCACTGGAACTGGCAGAGCGGCTTCCTCTTCACGCGCATCGAGGGCCGCACGCAGGGTCTTCCCCAGCACGTCATGCACCTGGGCAGCACGGCCTGCGCGCCGCCGCCCGAGGGCCAGACGCAGGGCACCGCTGGCTGCGCGAACAACAACCGTCCGGAGTTCCACCTGGACGGCTTCGACGTGACGAAGAACACGCTGGTGATGGACCTGGGCACGCTCTTCGCAGGCTCCGACCTGAACGTGAACACCCCCAGCACGGCCGCGGGCTGCATGTCGTTCCCCACCGACGCGGACTGCGCTCCCATCTTCCAGCGCCTGGGACTGGCCTTCGGCGGCCAGGCGGCGAACCCGGCCGCGCAGACCTTCATCCGGGCCGAGTAG
- a CDS encoding non-ribosomal peptide synthetase, which produces MDGETDEAHLTYAELDQKARAIAAALQARGAQGQRALLLYPPGLDYIAGFFGCLYAGVIAVPIYPPDPMRLARTLPRLLAISQDAQATIALTTDFIYGMGEMLFEQAPELRELHWIATDTLDAEVAEGWKDPGVATDTRVFLQYTSGSTSSPKGVVLTHGNLLHNSKLIHSCFGHSAESQGVIWLPPYHDMGLIGGILQPLYGGFPVTLFSPVDFLKRPMRWLEAISRYKATTSGGPNFAFDLCVRKSTPEERAKLDLSHWDLAFNGAEPIMPDTLRRFAEAFGPQGFRSEAIYPCYGLAEGTLIASGGDKRELPVQRTVDGGALKDNRVVAKEAASPGAQTLVGSGRNLTDQRLVIAHPETGAPLPAGQVGEIRVAGPSIAQGYWGREEQTRTTFQQPLAGTGDPTPFLRTGDLGFLADGELFVTGRLKDLIIIRGRNHYPQDIERTVESAHPAIRPGCTAAFSIEQDDEERLIVVTEVDRRAVERDGVDLDALAQGIRQAVAAGHDLQAQGVVLLGPGAIPKTSSGKIQRFATRAEYVADTLEALHKSVLAAAPVPAPEAVKTAAPEAAAAPAPVGPDTSMLQKMLAVVTDATARRAMVAVFLQEQAAQVLRLPTAQVDVQKPLHAYGVDSLMAVDFKSAVDAGLGIDLPLSDVLQGVSLSKLAEVVVTLMSAPPSQQASNAVAASSATGDAPLSGGQQALWFMHQLAPESAAYHVPVAVRVRAGLDANALKGAFEALVARHPALRTTFVMAATGPVQRVHAELPLDFTTTDAKGWSDAQVAEHLSAEARRPFDLEKGPLLRVRLVSRSAEDHALLIAMHHIVTDFWSLAVMAEELDALYPALKLGKRPSLAQPARTYADYARWQSEMLTGARGQALEKYWREQLSGTLPVLDLPTDHPRPPAQTFNGRVHTTRLDASVASAVKTLARDHGATPNMVLQTAFQVLLHRYTGQQDFTLGVVSAGRGRAELAGITGYFVNPLVVRTRPSPTLSFTDYLAQTRQTMLGALEHQDYPFSALVDRLQPVRDQSRSPLFQVMFVYQRASKLDERGLTPFALDIPGAKSTVAGLPIESLVLSHGGAQFDLTLTMGEADGELVASFEYNTDLFEAGTIERMAGHLATLLSGIAAQPGHALAGLPLLTQAEQQQLLETWKGPRVPLTQADMLPALFAAQVARTPDNVAVLFKDAQLTYRELDARAGQLAAWLRGAGVKPGDIVGICLERSVETLVSVLAVMAAGAAYVPIDPAYPSERVAFILGDTQAPVLITQSWLQRTLPSGTSARTLFVDQPLDGALSSAPAATVAAGDLACLVYTSGSTGQPKGVMLEHGGLANLVRSFVESYAPGATDRMLPLTSVASASFVGEILPLLCTGGALVLPTEEEILDQEKLFQLITRHTVTIVSTVPAVIAGLNARLEQLPPLKLVLSGGEALVASDVEKLLATVPVVNGYGLTETTVCSTYHRMAVEDLQGHAWVPIGRPVINTDVYVLDAERNLLPVGVAGELYVGGLGVARGYWKRPELTTERFVANPFASDKGERLYRTGDRARWLPDGVLTFLSRADDQVKIRGFRIELGEVEAAVRRHPAVKDAFLMAREDSPGDKRLVAYMVLGEPAPTHSDLNSFLAEGLPPYMLPSAYVPLAALPLSPNGKVDAKALPAPEGARLASGVAYAQPQSAVERSVAAIWAAVLKVERVGLNDNFFELGGNSLLIAQAHRRLKEELGADLALVDMFKFTTVSALAQHLANKGEDSGAASQKIKDEAERRRAAQARRQQARGRGK; this is translated from the coding sequence TTGGACGGGGAAACGGATGAAGCGCACCTGACGTACGCGGAGCTGGATCAGAAGGCTCGCGCCATCGCGGCGGCGCTCCAGGCGCGCGGGGCCCAGGGCCAGCGGGCGCTGCTGCTGTATCCGCCGGGGCTGGACTACATCGCCGGGTTCTTCGGCTGTCTGTACGCGGGCGTGATCGCGGTCCCCATCTATCCGCCGGACCCCATGCGCCTGGCGCGCACGCTGCCGCGCCTTCTGGCCATCAGCCAGGACGCGCAGGCCACCATCGCCCTCACCACCGACTTCATCTACGGCATGGGGGAGATGCTCTTCGAGCAGGCGCCGGAGCTGCGGGAGCTGCACTGGATCGCCACGGACACGCTGGACGCGGAGGTCGCCGAAGGCTGGAAGGACCCCGGCGTGGCCACGGACACGCGGGTGTTCCTCCAGTACACGTCCGGCTCCACGTCGTCGCCCAAGGGCGTGGTGCTGACGCACGGCAACCTGCTGCACAACTCAAAGCTGATCCACTCGTGCTTCGGTCACTCGGCGGAGAGCCAGGGCGTCATCTGGCTGCCGCCGTACCACGACATGGGCCTCATCGGCGGCATCCTGCAGCCGTTGTACGGCGGCTTCCCGGTGACGCTGTTCTCGCCGGTGGACTTCCTCAAGCGCCCCATGCGCTGGCTGGAGGCCATCTCCCGCTACAAGGCCACCACGAGCGGCGGTCCCAACTTCGCGTTCGACCTGTGCGTGCGCAAGAGCACGCCGGAGGAGCGCGCGAAGCTGGACCTGAGCCACTGGGACCTGGCCTTCAACGGCGCGGAGCCCATCATGCCGGACACGCTCCGGCGCTTCGCGGAGGCGTTCGGCCCGCAGGGCTTCCGTTCGGAGGCCATCTATCCCTGCTACGGCCTGGCGGAGGGCACGCTCATCGCCTCTGGCGGTGACAAGCGCGAGCTGCCGGTGCAGCGCACCGTGGACGGGGGCGCGCTGAAGGACAACCGCGTGGTGGCGAAGGAGGCGGCGAGCCCCGGCGCCCAGACGCTGGTGGGCTCCGGCCGCAACCTCACGGATCAGCGCCTGGTCATCGCGCATCCGGAGACGGGCGCGCCGCTGCCGGCGGGCCAGGTGGGCGAGATCCGCGTCGCCGGCCCCAGCATCGCGCAGGGCTACTGGGGCCGCGAGGAGCAGACGCGCACCACCTTCCAGCAGCCGCTGGCCGGCACGGGGGACCCGACGCCGTTCCTGCGCACGGGCGACCTGGGCTTCCTCGCGGACGGCGAGCTGTTCGTCACCGGCCGTCTGAAGGACCTGATCATCATCCGCGGGCGCAACCACTACCCGCAGGACATCGAGCGCACGGTGGAGTCCGCCCACCCCGCCATCCGCCCCGGCTGCACGGCGGCGTTCTCCATCGAGCAGGATGACGAGGAGCGCCTGATCGTCGTGACGGAGGTGGACCGCCGCGCGGTGGAGCGCGACGGCGTGGACCTGGACGCGCTGGCGCAGGGCATCCGGCAGGCGGTCGCGGCCGGGCACGACCTGCAGGCCCAGGGCGTGGTGCTGCTGGGGCCGGGCGCCATCCCGAAGACGTCCAGCGGCAAGATCCAGCGCTTCGCCACCCGCGCGGAGTACGTCGCGGACACGCTGGAGGCGCTGCACAAGAGCGTCCTCGCCGCCGCGCCCGTCCCCGCGCCCGAGGCCGTGAAGACCGCCGCCCCGGAAGCCGCCGCCGCGCCCGCGCCCGTGGGCCCGGACACCAGCATGCTGCAGAAGATGCTGGCGGTGGTGACGGACGCCACCGCGCGCCGGGCCATGGTGGCGGTGTTCCTCCAGGAGCAGGCCGCGCAGGTGCTGCGGCTGCCCACCGCGCAGGTGGACGTGCAGAAGCCGCTGCATGCCTACGGCGTGGACTCGCTGATGGCGGTGGACTTCAAGAGCGCGGTGGACGCGGGGCTGGGCATCGACCTGCCGCTGTCGGACGTGCTCCAGGGCGTGTCGCTGTCGAAGCTGGCGGAGGTCGTGGTGACGCTGATGTCGGCGCCCCCGTCCCAGCAGGCCTCGAACGCGGTGGCCGCTTCGTCCGCCACGGGTGACGCGCCCCTGTCCGGTGGACAGCAGGCGCTGTGGTTCATGCACCAGCTCGCGCCGGAGAGCGCCGCCTACCACGTGCCCGTCGCCGTGCGCGTGCGCGCGGGGCTGGACGCCAACGCCCTGAAGGGTGCCTTCGAAGCGCTGGTGGCCCGCCACCCTGCCCTGCGCACCACGTTCGTCATGGCGGCCACCGGCCCCGTGCAGCGCGTGCACGCGGAGCTGCCGCTGGACTTCACCACCACGGACGCGAAGGGCTGGAGCGACGCGCAGGTGGCGGAGCACCTGTCCGCCGAGGCCCGCCGCCCGTTCGACCTGGAGAAGGGTCCTCTCCTGCGCGTGCGGCTGGTGTCGCGGTCCGCGGAGGACCACGCGCTGCTCATCGCGATGCACCACATCGTCACCGACTTCTGGTCGCTGGCGGTGATGGCGGAGGAGCTGGACGCGCTCTACCCGGCGCTGAAGCTGGGCAAGCGGCCCTCGCTGGCGCAGCCCGCGCGCACCTACGCGGACTACGCGCGCTGGCAGTCGGAGATGCTCACCGGGGCTCGCGGCCAGGCGCTGGAGAAGTACTGGCGCGAGCAGCTGTCCGGCACGCTGCCGGTGCTGGACCTGCCCACGGACCACCCGCGTCCCCCGGCGCAGACCTTCAACGGCCGCGTCCACACCACGCGGCTGGACGCGAGCGTCGCGAGCGCGGTGAAGACGCTGGCGCGTGACCACGGCGCCACGCCGAACATGGTGCTCCAGACGGCGTTCCAGGTGCTCCTGCACCGTTACACCGGCCAGCAGGACTTCACGCTGGGCGTGGTGAGCGCGGGCCGCGGACGCGCGGAGCTGGCGGGCATCACGGGCTACTTCGTCAACCCGCTGGTGGTGCGCACGCGGCCGTCCCCCACGCTGTCCTTCACGGACTACCTGGCCCAGACGCGCCAGACGATGCTGGGCGCGCTGGAGCACCAGGACTACCCCTTCAGCGCGCTCGTGGACCGGCTGCAGCCGGTGCGTGACCAGAGCCGCTCGCCGCTGTTCCAGGTGATGTTCGTCTACCAGCGTGCCTCCAAGCTGGACGAGCGCGGCCTCACGCCCTTCGCCCTGGACATCCCGGGCGCGAAGTCCACCGTGGCGGGCCTGCCCATCGAGTCGCTGGTCCTGTCGCACGGCGGCGCGCAGTTCGACCTCACGCTCACCATGGGCGAGGCGGACGGCGAGCTGGTGGCCTCCTTCGAGTACAACACCGACCTCTTCGAGGCCGGCACCATCGAGCGCATGGCCGGGCACCTGGCCACGCTCCTGTCCGGCATCGCCGCGCAGCCGGGCCACGCGCTCGCGGGGCTGCCGCTGCTCACGCAGGCCGAACAGCAGCAACTGCTGGAGACCTGGAAGGGTCCTCGCGTTCCGCTCACGCAGGCGGACATGCTCCCTGCCCTCTTCGCGGCGCAGGTGGCGCGCACGCCGGACAACGTCGCGGTCCTCTTCAAGGACGCACAGCTCACCTACCGTGAGCTGGATGCGCGCGCGGGGCAGCTGGCCGCGTGGCTGCGCGGCGCGGGCGTGAAGCCGGGCGACATCGTCGGCATCTGCCTGGAGCGCTCCGTGGAGACGCTCGTGTCCGTGCTGGCGGTGATGGCCGCGGGTGCGGCGTACGTGCCCATCGACCCGGCCTATCCCTCCGAGCGTGTGGCCTTCATCCTGGGCGACACGCAGGCGCCGGTGCTGATCACCCAGTCGTGGCTCCAGCGCACACTGCCCTCCGGCACGTCCGCGCGCACGCTGTTCGTGGACCAGCCGCTGGACGGTGCGCTGTCCTCCGCGCCCGCCGCGACGGTGGCGGCCGGGGACCTGGCGTGCCTCGTCTACACCTCCGGCTCCACCGGCCAGCCCAAGGGCGTGATGCTGGAGCACGGGGGCCTCGCGAACCTGGTGCGCTCGTTCGTGGAGTCCTACGCGCCTGGCGCGACGGACCGGATGCTGCCGCTCACGTCGGTGGCCTCCGCCAGCTTCGTGGGCGAAATCCTCCCGCTCCTGTGCACGGGTGGCGCGCTGGTGCTGCCCACCGAGGAGGAGATCCTCGACCAGGAGAAGCTGTTCCAGCTGATCACCCGCCACACCGTCACCATCGTGAGCACGGTGCCCGCGGTCATCGCCGGGCTCAACGCGCGCCTGGAGCAACTGCCGCCGCTCAAGCTGGTGCTCTCCGGCGGCGAGGCGCTGGTGGCCAGCGACGTGGAGAAGCTGCTCGCCACGGTTCCGGTGGTGAACGGCTACGGCCTCACGGAGACCACCGTGTGCTCCACCTACCACCGCATGGCGGTGGAGGACCTCCAGGGCCACGCGTGGGTGCCCATCGGCCGGCCCGTCATCAACACGGACGTGTACGTGCTGGACGCGGAGCGCAACCTGCTGCCCGTGGGCGTCGCCGGTGAGCTGTACGTGGGCGGCCTGGGCGTGGCGCGCGGGTACTGGAAGCGGCCGGAGCTGACCACGGAGCGCTTCGTCGCGAACCCGTTCGCCTCCGACAAGGGCGAGCGCCTGTACCGCACGGGCGACCGCGCGCGCTGGCTGCCGGACGGCGTGCTCACGTTCCTGTCCCGCGCGGATGATCAGGTGAAGATCCGCGGTTTCCGCATCGAGCTGGGTGAGGTGGAGGCCGCCGTGCGCCGCCACCCGGCCGTGAAGGACGCGTTCCTGATGGCGCGCGAGGATTCGCCCGGCGACAAGCGCCTGGTGGCCTACATGGTGCTGGGCGAGCCCGCGCCCACGCACTCGGACCTGAACAGCTTCCTCGCGGAAGGGCTGCCGCCGTACATGCTGCCGTCCGCGTACGTGCCGCTGGCCGCGCTGCCCCTGTCGCCCAACGGCAAGGTGGATGCGAAGGCGCTGCCCGCGCCGGAAGGGGCGCGCCTTGCGTCCGGCGTCGCCTACGCCCAGCCGCAGAGCGCGGTGGAGCGCAGCGTGGCCGCCATCTGGGCGGCGGTGCTGAAGGTGGAGCGCGTCGGCCTCAACGACAACTTCTTCGAGCTGGGTGGCAACTCGCTGCTCATCGCGCAGGCCCACCGGCGGCTGAAGGAAGAGCTGGGCGCGGACCTGGCGCTGGTGGACATGTTCAAGTTCACCACGGTGAGCGCACTGGCCCAGCACCTGGCGAACAAGGGCGAGGACTCGGGCGCGGCCTCCCAGAAGATCAAGGACGAGGCGGAGCGCCGCCGGGCCGCCCAGGCGCGGCGTCAGCAGGCGCGCGGCCGTGGCAAGTAA
- a CDS encoding methanobactin export MATE transporter MbnM, which produces MARRQAQAWKALATVALLAAGCADPSGPTEEPAPYDWKLPAGFPKPRVPEDNPMSEAKVQLGRRLFYDKRLSLNGTQSCGSCHEQARAFTDGRVHSVGSTGEAHRRNGQGLANVAYATSLTWANSALTTLEAQSLVPLFGREPVELGFADQQEVLLERLRADPDLTARFAEAFPNEATPVSLATLTRALSAFERSLISGTSAYDRYLYGKEVDALSPAAKRGLQLFLSERLECDHCHSGFNFQDATVHEATAEPVLPYHNTGLYNEDGQGAYPAGDTGLFEITFRPEDMGRFRAPSLRNVAVTGPYMHDGSLETLSDVLDHYAAGGRARAVNGGQPSPLQSAFVRGFELTPEEKADVIAFLESLTDTAFLTDPRFADPATVP; this is translated from the coding sequence GTGGCACGACGACAAGCACAGGCGTGGAAGGCCCTGGCGACGGTGGCGTTGCTGGCCGCGGGCTGCGCGGATCCCTCGGGGCCGACCGAGGAGCCCGCGCCCTACGACTGGAAGCTGCCCGCGGGCTTCCCCAAGCCGCGCGTGCCGGAGGACAACCCCATGTCGGAGGCGAAGGTCCAGCTGGGCCGGCGCCTCTTCTACGACAAGCGCCTGTCGTTGAACGGCACGCAGTCCTGCGGCTCCTGTCATGAGCAGGCAAGGGCCTTCACGGACGGGCGCGTGCACTCGGTGGGCAGCACGGGAGAGGCGCACCGCCGCAACGGGCAGGGGCTGGCGAACGTGGCGTACGCGACCAGCCTGACCTGGGCCAACTCCGCGCTCACCACGCTGGAGGCCCAGTCGCTGGTGCCGCTGTTCGGGCGGGAGCCGGTGGAGCTGGGGTTCGCGGATCAGCAGGAGGTGTTGCTGGAGCGGCTGCGCGCGGATCCGGACCTGACGGCCCGTTTCGCGGAGGCCTTCCCGAACGAGGCCACGCCGGTGTCGCTGGCCACGCTCACGCGGGCGCTGTCCGCGTTCGAGCGGTCGCTCATCTCCGGCACGTCGGCGTATGACCGCTATCTGTACGGCAAGGAGGTGGACGCGCTGAGTCCCGCGGCGAAGCGGGGCTTGCAGCTGTTCCTGTCCGAGCGCCTGGAGTGCGACCACTGCCACTCCGGCTTCAACTTCCAGGACGCGACCGTGCACGAGGCGACGGCGGAGCCGGTGCTGCCGTACCACAACACGGGGCTCTACAACGAGGACGGCCAGGGCGCGTATCCCGCCGGGGACACAGGCCTCTTCGAAATCACGTTCCGTCCAGAGGACATGGGGCGCTTCCGCGCGCCGTCGCTGCGCAACGTGGCGGTCACCGGGCCGTACATGCACGATGGCAGCCTGGAGACGCTCTCCGACGTGTTGGACCACTACGCGGCGGGAGGCCGGGCCAGGGCGGTGAACGGCGGACAGCCGAGCCCCCTGCAGAGCGCCTTCGTGCGCGGCTTCGAGCTGACGCCCGAGGAGAAGGCGGACGTCATCGCGTTCCTGGAGTCGCTCACGGACACGGCGTTCCTGACCGACCCACGCTTCGCGGACCCCGCCACCGTGCCGTGA